One segment of Urocitellus parryii isolate mUroPar1 chromosome 5, mUroPar1.hap1, whole genome shotgun sequence DNA contains the following:
- the LOC113195470 gene encoding tubulin alpha-1A chain has product MRECISIHVGQAGVQIGNACWELYCLEHGIQPDGQMPSDKTIGGGDDSFNTFFSETGAGKHVPRAVFVDLEPTVIDEVRTGTYRQLFHPEQLITGKEDAANNYARGHYTIGKEIIDLVLDRIRKLADQCTGLQGFLVFHSFGGGTGSGFTSLLMERLSVDYGKKSKLEFSIYPAPQVSTAVVEPYNSILTTHTTLEHSDCAFMVDNEAIYDICRRNLDIERPTYTNLNRLIGQIVSSITASLRFDGALNVDLTEFQTNLVPYPRIHFPLATYAPVISAEKAYHEQLSVAEITNACFEPANQMVKCDPRHGKYMACCLLYRGDVVPKDVNAAIATIKTKRTIQFVDWCPTGFKVGINYQPPTVVPGGDLAKVQRAVCMLSNTTAIAEAWARLDHKFDLMYAKRAFVHWYVGEGMEEGEFSEAREDMAALEKDYEEVGVDSVEGEGEEEGEEY; this is encoded by the exons ATG CGTGAGTGCATCTCCATCCACGTTGGCCAGGCTGGTGTCCAGATTGGCAATGCCTGCTGGGAGCTCTACTGCCTGGAACATGGCATCCAGCCTGATGGCCAGATGCCAAGTGACAAGACCATTGGGGGAGGAGACGACTCCTTCAACACCTTCTTCAGTGAGACAGGCGCTGGCAAGCATGTGCCCAGGGCAGTGTTTGTAGACCTGGAACCCACGGTCATTG ATGAAGTTCGCACTGGAACCTACCGTCAGCTCTTTCACCCTGAGCAGCTCATCACAGGCAAGGAAGATGCTGCCAATAACTATGCCCGAGGCCACTACACCATTGGCAAGGAGATCATTGACCTTGTCTTGGACCGAATTCGTAAACTG GCTGACCAGTGCACAGGTCTTCAGGGCTTCTTGGTTTTCCACAGCTTTGGTGGGGGAACTGGTTCTGGGTTCACCTCCCTGCTGATGGAACGTCTCTCTGTTGATTATGGCAAGAAGTCCAAGCTGGAGTTCTCCATTTACCCAGCCCCCCAGGTTTCCACAGCTGTAGTTGAGCCCTATAATTCCATCCTCACCACCCACACTACCCTGGAGCACTCTGATTGTGCCTTCATGGTAGATAATGAGGCCATCTATGACATCTGTCGCAGAAACCTTGACATTGAGCGCCCAACCTACACTAACCTGAATAGGCTGATAGGTCAAATTGTGTCATCCATTACTGCTTCCCTCAGATTTGATGGAGCCCTGAATGTTGATCTGACAGAATTCCAGACCAACCTGGTGCCCTATCCCCGCATCCACTTCCCTCTGGCCACATATGCCCCTGTCATTTCTGCTGAGAAAGCCTACCATGAACAGCTTTCTGTAGCAGAGATCACCAATGCTTGCTTTGAGCCAGCCAACCAGATGGTAAAATGTGACCCCCGCCATGGTAAATACATGGCTTGCTGCCTATTGTACCGTGGTGATGTGGTCCCCAAAGATGTCAATGCTGCCATTGCCACCATCAAGACCAAGCGTACTATCCAGTTTGTGGATTGGTGCCCCACTGGCTTCAAGGTTGGCATTAATTACCAGCCTCCCACTGTGGTTCCTGGTGGAGACCTGGCCAAGGTACAGCGTGCTGTGTGCATGTTGAGTAACACCACAGCCATTGCTGAGGCCTGGGCTCGCCTGGATCACAAGTTTGACCTGATGTATGCCAAGCGTGCCTTTGTTCACTGGTACGTGGGTGAGGGGATGGAGGAAGGAGAGTTTTCTGAGGCCCGTGAGGACATGGCTGCCCTAGAGAAAGATTATGAAGAGGTTGGTGTGGATTCTGTTGAAGGAGAGggtgaggaagaaggagaggaatattaa